A genomic window from Schistocerca serialis cubense isolate TAMUIC-IGC-003099 chromosome 4, iqSchSeri2.2, whole genome shotgun sequence includes:
- the LOC126474530 gene encoding prolactin-releasing peptide receptor-like: protein MWSNFCLSVEKQLPHCSQILEEWSSNTTEYNIFNDVIHNRAVQVFFCTVYIGIFVLGLFGNVLVCYVVGRNRAMQTVTNLFISNLALSDILLCMLCVPFTPLYTFLGTWVFGGTLCHVVAFAQGTSVYISTLTLTSIAVDRFFVIVYPFKPRMRLSTCVAIICSIWLFSLVVTLPYGVYTVLRSDRRAYYCEEHWPSERVRQAYGGLTASLQFVLPFFVVTFCYVNVSLKLRDRARAKPGRKNSRREEADRDRKRRTNRMLIAMVTIFGISWMPLTIVNLTNDVYMSTGRWEYFNLCFFLVHAIAMSSTCYNPFLYAWLNENFRKEFKQVLPCFEQSATAAAQHDGWKEQRACNGHDALETLLTKTPPHCRLDSMRPRSAGPVLEEFTDPVSTGAEAASYNAGVNEVHLYLGCTHKEDDVLCSPVFDSL from the exons CAAATCCTTGAAGAGTGGT CTTCCAACACGACAGAGTACAACATCTTCAACGATGTCATCCACAATCGCGCAGTGCAGGTCTTCTTCTGCACTGTGTACATTGGTATCTTCGTGCTGGGCCTCTTCGGTAACGTGCTGGTGTGCTATGTGGTGGGCCGCAACCGTGCCATGCAGACGGTGACCAACCTTTTCATCAGCAATCTCGCCCTCTCCGACATTCTGTTGTGCATGTTGTGCGTGCCCTTCACGCCACTCTACACCTTTCTCGGCACCTGGGTATTCGGCGGCACCTTGTGCCACGTCGTGGCCTTCGCCCAGGGGACCAGCGTCTACATTTCGACGCTGACGCTCACATCGATCGCCGTGGACCGCTTCTTCGTCATCGTGTACCCGTTCAAGCCGCGGATGAGGCTATCGACATGTGTGGCCATCATCTGCAGCATATGGCTGTTCTCGCTGGTGGTGACGCTGCCCTACGGCGTCTACACGGTGCTACGCTCGGACCGGCGCGCCTACTACTGCGAGGAGCACTGGCCGTCGGAGCGCGTGCGCCAGGCGTACGGCGGGCTCACGGCCAGCCTGcagttcgtgctgcccttcttcgtggTGACCTTTTGCTACGTGAACGTGTCGCTCAAGCTGAGGGACCGCGCGAGAGCCAAGCCCGGCAGAAAGAACTCGCGACGAGAAGAGGCCGACCGCGATCGCAAGCGGCGCACCAATCGCATGCTCATCGCCATGGTGACCATCTTCGGCATCTCTTGGATGCCGCTGACGATCGTGAATCTGACGAACGACGTGTACATGTCGACTGGCCGCTGGGAGTACTTCAATCTTTGCTTCTTCTTGGTGCACGCTATCGCCATGAGCTCCACTTGCTACAACCCGTTCCTGTACGCATGGCTCAATGAGAACTTCCGGAAGGAGTTCAAGCAGGTGCTGCCCTGCTTCGAGCAGTCGGCGACGGCTGCCGCGCAACACGACG GCTGGAAGGAGCAGCGTGCGTGCAACGGGCACGACGCCCTTGAGACGCTGCTGACGAAGACGCCGCCGCACTGCCGCCTCGATTCGATGCGGCCTCGGTCGGCGGGGCCCGTCCTCGAAGAATTCACGGATCCCGTCTCCACTGGTGCTGAGGCAGCCTCGTACAACGCTGGTGTTAATGAAGTGCACCTCTATCTTGGCTGCACTCATAAGGAGGACGATGTTCTCTGCAGCCCTGTCTTCGACTCGCTGTAG